The following proteins are co-located in the Trichormus variabilis 0441 genome:
- a CDS encoding endonuclease MutS2 gives MIQSETLELLEWYRLCQHLSTFAATKLGAIASLHLQIPASQAASEQLLEQTKEVYQLESRLASGLSFEGIQDIGDSLERSELQGILAGDELLAIATTLAGARNLRRIIDNQEDIPILTELVAELRTYPELEQEIHRCIDERGQVTDRASTKLGDIRTELRKLRSQITQKLQNILQVKSNAVQEQLITQRGDRFVIPVKAPQKDAIPGIVHDTSTSGATLYIEPNSVVPMGNQLRQTIRKEQAEEEAIRRALTEKVAAVKPDLERLLAIVTTLDMATARARYSLWLKANPPRFIDRQEQEIITLRQLHHPLLVWQQQHEQGHAVIPVDLLISPHIRVVTITGPNTGGKTVTLKTLGLAALMAKVGLFVPAREPVEIPWFDQVLADIGDEQSLQQSLSTFSGHIRRISRILNALGTGDKEEYRPQSLVLLDEVGAGTDPAEGSALAIALLQYLADHAQLTVATTHFGELKALKYEDQRFENASVEFDDATLSPTYRLLWGIPGRSNALAIALRLGLKAEVVEQAKTQVGEATDEVNLVIAGLEAQRRRQETKAAEAQKILQQAERLYKEVSNKAAALQEREQSLRASQEVAVQQAITQAKGEIAKVIRRLQQGTATAQDAQQATNNLNQIAQKYQPAPPPKAKPGFVPKIGDRIRISQFGQTADVLTAPDEDGELTVRFGIMKMTVKLEDIESLDGQKPEPIVKAKPAPVTPPPPAQPVLAIRTSKNTVDLRGKRVADAEYILDKAISEATGPIWIIHGHGTGKLRQGVHAFLEQHPRVSHHEPAEQSDGGSGVTVAHIS, from the coding sequence TTGATTCAATCTGAAACTTTAGAACTACTGGAATGGTATCGCCTTTGTCAGCATCTTTCTACATTTGCGGCAACTAAACTAGGGGCGATCGCATCTCTTCATCTACAAATCCCTGCATCTCAAGCAGCAAGCGAGCAGTTGTTAGAACAGACAAAAGAAGTTTATCAACTGGAAAGTCGTCTGGCAAGCGGTTTATCTTTTGAGGGTATCCAAGATATTGGTGATTCCTTGGAAAGATCAGAACTGCAAGGGATTTTGGCTGGAGATGAACTTTTGGCGATCGCGACTACTCTTGCAGGTGCTAGAAATTTACGACGTATAATTGATAACCAAGAAGATATACCAATTTTAACTGAGTTGGTGGCTGAGTTACGCACTTACCCTGAACTAGAACAGGAAATACATCGCTGTATTGATGAACGGGGTCAGGTGACAGACCGTGCCAGCACGAAATTAGGTGACATCCGTACAGAATTGCGGAAATTGCGGAGTCAGATTACCCAAAAGCTGCAAAATATCTTACAAGTAAAATCTAATGCGGTTCAGGAACAACTGATTACCCAGCGAGGCGATCGCTTTGTCATCCCTGTCAAAGCACCACAGAAGGATGCTATTCCCGGTATTGTTCATGACACCTCAACCAGTGGGGCAACGTTATACATAGAACCTAATTCTGTTGTGCCGATGGGTAACCAACTGCGGCAGACAATTAGAAAAGAGCAAGCCGAAGAAGAAGCGATTCGTCGCGCACTCACGGAAAAAGTAGCAGCAGTTAAACCTGATTTAGAACGGTTATTAGCAATTGTCACAACTTTGGATATGGCAACTGCTAGAGCCAGATATAGTTTATGGCTCAAAGCCAATCCCCCTAGATTTATTGACCGCCAGGAACAAGAAATCATTACCTTGAGGCAGTTACACCATCCCCTATTAGTTTGGCAACAACAGCACGAACAAGGTCATGCGGTAATTCCGGTGGATTTGTTAATCAGCCCCCATATCCGGGTAGTAACGATTACAGGGCCTAACACTGGTGGGAAAACGGTAACATTAAAAACCCTGGGACTGGCAGCCTTAATGGCCAAGGTGGGTTTATTCGTCCCCGCCCGTGAGCCAGTAGAAATTCCTTGGTTTGACCAAGTATTAGCAGATATTGGCGATGAACAATCACTACAACAAAGTTTATCGACTTTTTCTGGGCATATTCGTCGCATTAGCCGGATTTTAAATGCTTTAGGGACTGGGGACAAAGAAGAATATCGTCCCCAATCCCTAGTTTTACTTGATGAAGTTGGCGCAGGTACAGATCCGGCGGAGGGGAGTGCTTTAGCGATCGCCCTTTTACAATATCTAGCGGATCATGCCCAGCTAACTGTTGCTACAACTCACTTTGGCGAATTAAAAGCCCTGAAATATGAAGATCAGCGCTTTGAAAATGCTTCCGTAGAATTTGATGATGCTACTTTGTCGCCTACCTATCGTTTGTTGTGGGGTATCCCTGGACGTTCTAATGCTTTAGCGATCGCCCTACGTTTGGGTTTAAAGGCGGAAGTGGTAGAACAGGCAAAAACCCAAGTGGGAGAAGCAACTGACGAAGTTAACCTGGTAATTGCCGGGTTAGAAGCCCAACGTCGTCGCCAGGAAACCAAAGCCGCAGAAGCGCAGAAAATATTACAACAAGCAGAACGTTTGTATAAAGAAGTATCTAACAAAGCGGCGGCATTACAAGAGCGAGAACAATCTCTGCGGGCTTCCCAGGAAGTAGCGGTACAACAAGCCATTACCCAAGCCAAAGGTGAAATCGCCAAAGTAATTCGCCGCTTGCAGCAAGGTACAGCCACAGCCCAAGATGCCCAGCAAGCAACCAACAACCTCAATCAAATAGCCCAAAAATATCAACCAGCACCACCACCAAAGGCAAAACCGGGGTTTGTTCCCAAAATAGGCGATCGCATTCGCATCTCCCAATTTGGGCAAACAGCCGATGTGTTAACCGCCCCTGATGAAGATGGTGAGTTAACAGTCCGCTTTGGCATCATGAAAATGACGGTGAAGCTAGAAGATATCGAATCTCTCGATGGTCAAAAACCGGAACCAATCGTCAAGGCTAAGCCAGCCCCAGTTACTCCACCCCCACCAGCCCAACCGGTTCTAGCAATTCGTACCTCCAAAAATACTGTGGATTTACGAGGTAAACGGGTAGCAGATGCCGAATACATTTTAGACAAAGCCATTTCTGAAGCAACTGGCCCAATCTGGATTATTCACGGACACGGTACTGGCAAACTCCGTCAAGGTGTCCACGCCTTTTTAGAACAACACCCTAGAGTTAGCCATCACGAGCCAGCAGAACAATCTGATGGTGGTAGTGGGGTGACAGTCGCTCATATTTCTTGA